Proteins from one Impatiens glandulifera chromosome 2, dImpGla2.1, whole genome shotgun sequence genomic window:
- the LOC124925321 gene encoding ubiquitin carboxyl-terminal hydrolase 23, whose amino-acid sequence MENPQLVTQPESQIKRDMSSDLLVSSSSGPLFHRRIEFHLANKSAFTGYINGSNASEFRLETLNPTSSIGVSTKQGSVQSGRKADGELLDSGLDPELSLSITFKRIGAGLDNLGNTCFLNSVLQCLTYTEPLAAYLQSGKHQNSCRASGFCALCSIQRHVTRALQSTGRSLAPKDLVSNLRCISRTFRNSRQEDAHEYMVNLLESMHKCCLPAGVPSESPSAYDNSLVHKIFGGRLRSQVKCMQCSFCSNKFDPFLDLSLDIYRAESLHKALLHYTAREYLDGGEKQFQCERCNQKVKALKQLTIQKAPHVLTIHLKRFGTHVGQKIDKKVQFSSTLDLKPHVTGSYDGDLKYTLYGVLVHHGWTTHSGHYSCFVRTSSGMWYSLDDSRVRQVSEKMVLQQQAYMLFYFRDRKNSNIGSSSLKVPVQNGISGGKINILHSSSAAAHVHPRFPDGLKKAPAEEPSDRKVNILKKDFTNGGKKEPLLNSSSGPATLGVGEGLPNSAPVIGLQKDATDKASTPLTSTLFVTPTESLNHSVTNVKALAKEVITHPPSATAGEHSQKEGEGKFVEIAHAPKGVSNVLSQDVDQKTRAKQKKKLVKNKFLQMNISSNLLLGATFTLRKKKHKRSKKRTVDIKNLNLGPSTSELADASVVIHKGHSKKKGSKSGQNSEADCDVRKNGHSNNNESSDILTGKESLDRLSQNGTVLANEKQNENLCEVPLLAKPFGANDSSERKEKVKTNFAMLTSGLDEITVAGWDGIDLKPSQITKTSAVKTATIGYVADEWDEEYDRGKRKKIRDTTIEFGGPNLFQEVATEKTRKATMKTTKRVKTSHSSYRKNQSRRQ is encoded by the exons ATGGAAAATCCTCAATTGGTTACTCAACCTGAGTCCCAAATCAAACGGGATATGTCATCGGATCTTCTCGTTTCATCCTCGTCTGGACCTCTTTTCCATAGAAGAATCGAGTTTCACCTAGCTAATAAATCGGCTTTCACTGGTTACATCAATGGCAGCAACGCTAGTGAGTTTCGATTGGAAACTCTTAACCCGACGAGTTCGATTGGCGTCTCGACAAAACAGGGTTCTGTTCAGTCTGGGAGGAAGGCTGATGGGGAGTTGTTGGATTCTGGATTGGATCCGGAGCTAAGTCTTAGTATTACTTTTAAAAGAATT GGAGCTGGGCTGGACAATCTTGGGAATACTTGTTTTCTTAATTCTGTATTACAATGTCTGACCTACACAGAGCCCTTAGCAGCATATTTGCAAAGTGGAAAGCATCAGAATTCTT gtCGCGCTTCTGGATTTTGTGCTTTGTGCTCCATTCAGAGACATGTTACCCGCGCTCTACAATCGACTGGAAGAAGTTTAGCACCAAAGGATCTCGTTTCAAACTTGCGCT GCATTTCTAGAACCTTCCGTAATTCCAGACAGGAGGATGCTCATGAATACATGGTAAATTTGCTGGAATCTATGCATAAATGCTGCTTACCTGCTGGAGTACCTAGTGAATCACCAAGTGCTTACGATAATAGTTTGGTCCACAAGATATTTGGTGGTCGACTCCGCAGTCAG GTGAAATGCATGCAGTGCTCATTCTGCTCCAACAAGTTCGATCCTTTCTTAGATTTAAGCCTAGATATTTATAGGGCAGAATCGCTGCACAAAGCACTTCTACACTATACTGCTAGAGAGTATTTAGATGGCGGGGAGAAACAGTTCCAGTGTGAAAGGTGCAATCAAAAAGTGAAGGCTCTTAAACAGCTCACAATTCAGAAGGCACCTCATGTCCTAACCATCCACCTGAAGCGGTTTGGAACACATGTTGGGCAAAAGATTGACAAAAAAGTCCAATTTTCTTCCACGTTGGATTTGAAGCCACATGTTACTGGTTCATAT GATGGAGATTTGAAGTATACACTCTATGGTGTTCTCGTTCATCATGGCTGGACTACACATTCTGGCCATTATTCATGTTTTGTCAGAACCTCAAGTGGCATGTGGTACTCCCTTGATGACAGTCGG GTGCGCCAAGTTAGTGAAAAGATGGTTTTGCAGCAGCAAGCCTACATGCTGTTCTATTTTAGAGACCGGAAAAATTCAAACATTGGCTCCAGCAGCTTAAAGGTACCAGTTCAAAATGGAATCTCTGGCGGAAAGATCAATATCTTGCATTCTTCGTCTGCAGCAGCACATGTACATCCAAGGTTTCCTGATGGATTAAAGAAAGCCCCAGCAGAAGAACCATCTGATAGGAAGGTCAACATCCTGAAGAAAGACTTCACAAATGGTGGGAAAAAGGAGCCCCTCTTAAACTCTTCTTCGGGACCTGCTACTCTAGGTGTGGGAGAAGGCCTCCCCAACTCAGCTCCAGTTATTGGTTTGCAAAAAGATGCCACTGATAAGGCTTCAACACCATTAACCAGCACTCTGTTTGTTACTCCCACTGAAAGTCTCAACCACTCGGTGACTAAT GTTAAAGCTTTGGCTAAGGAAGTTATTACACATCCCCCAAGTGCAACAGCTGGAGAGCATTCTCAGAAAGAGGGAGAGGGTAAATTTGTCGAAATAGCTCATGCACCTAAAGGAGTTTCTAATGTCTTGTCCCAAGATGTGGATCAGAAGACCCGTgcaaaacaaaaaaagaaactTGTAAAGAATAAGTTTCTGCAAATGAATATCAGTTCAAACCTACTACTGGGGGCAACCTTCACGCTAAGGAAGAAGAAGCACAAAAGGAGTAAAAAGCGTACTGTAGATATTAAGAATCTCAATCTCGGGCCATCTACGTCTGAGTTGGCCGATGCATCTGTTGTCATTCATAAAGGTCATAGTAAAAAGAAGGGTTCAAAATCTGGTCAGAATAGTGAAGCTGATTGTGATGTTAGAAAGAATGGTCatagtaataataatgaatCGTCTGATATTCTCACTGGTAAAGAATCTCTTGATAGATTAAGCCAAAATGGAACTGTCCTTGCAAATGAGAAACAAAATGAAAACTTATGTGAGGTTCCGTTGTTGGCAAAGCCCTTCGGAGCTAATGATTCATCCGAGAGGAAAGAAAAAGTTAAGACCAATTTCGCAATGCTTACAAGCGGTCTAGATGAGATAACTG TTGCAGGTTGGGACGGGATTGATCTAAAGCCTTCTCAAATCACAAAAACAAGTGCAGTAAAGACTGCGACCATTGGCTATGTTGCAGATGAATG GGACGAAGAATATGACAGAGGGAAGAGGAAAAAGATTAGAGATACAACCATAGAGTTTGGCGGACCAAATCTATTCCAGGAAGTTGCAACAGAGAAGACAAGGAAAGCAACAATGAAGACAACAAAGAGAGTAAAAACGAGTCATTCCAGTTATCGAAAAAACCAATCTCGCAGACAATAA
- the LOC124926775 gene encoding omega-6 fatty acid desaturase, chloroplastic-like yields the protein MACRLAFSSSLCMSPQQRPTQSYKISPFKASSGSFYLNWGSSLPLRKKRWFTYVRRENVVKAVAIPIAPSSPAEDLPSHAESADYRKQLADSYGFRQIGEQLPENVTLKDIIATLPKKVFEVDDVKAWKSVLISVTSYALGIFMIAKAPWYLLPLAWAWTGTAITGFFVIGHDCAHKSFAKNKLVEDIVGTLAFLPLIYPYEPWRFKHDQHHAKTNMLNEDTAWHPVWEAEIESSSALRKGIIYGYGPFRPWMSIAHWLMWHFDTKKFRPNELKRVQISLACVCAFMAIGWPLIIYKAGFIGWIKFWLMPWLGYHFWMSTFTMVHHTAPHIPFKVSEEWNAAQAQLNGTVHCDYPSWIEILCHDINVHIPHHISPRIPSYNLRAAHQSLKENWGKYMNEATWNWRLMKTIMTVCHVYNKDQNYVPFDELVPEDSYPITFLKKAMPDYA from the exons ATGGCCTGCAGACTAGCATTCTCAAGCTCCCTTTGCATG AGCCCCCAACAAAGGCCAACTCAAAGCTATAAAATTTCTCCATTTAAAGCATCATCAG gaagtttttatttgaattgggGAAGTAGTCTACCTTTAAGGAAGAAGAGATGGTTTACATATGTAAGGAGGGAAAACGTTGTAAAGGCTGTAGCGATTCCAATTGCACCTTCTTCCCCTGCTGAAGACTTACCTTCTCATGCGGAGAGTGCAGACTACAGAAAGCAATTAGCTGATAGCTATGGTTTTAGGCAAATTGGAGAACAACTTCCTGAAAATGTCACCTTAAAGGACATTATTGCTACTCTTCCCAAAAAA GTGTTTGAGGTAGATGATGTTAAAGCATGGAAATCTGTGTTGATTTCTGTCACTTCTTATGCTTTGGGAATTTTCATGATAGCCAAAGCTCCTTGGTACCTGCTTCCACTAGCTTGGGCATGGACAGGAACTGCTATCACTGGG TTCTTCGTTATAGGACATGATTGTGCCCACAAATCATTTGCAAAAAACAAATTAGTCGAAGACATTGTGGGAACTCTTGCCTTTCTGCCATTGATATATCCTTACGAGCCATGGCGATTCAAGCATGATCAACATCATGCCAAGACAAACAT GCTAAATGAAGATACAGCTTGGCATCCTGTTTGGGAAGCAGAAATTGAATCATCTTCAGCTCTACGGAAGGGAATAATATACGGTTATGGTCCATTTCGGCCTTGGATGTCCATTGCTCATTG GTTGATGTGGCACTTTGATACGAAGAAGTTCAGACCAAATGAATTGAAAAGAGTGCAGATAAGCTTGGCTTGTGTTTGCGCCTTTATGGCAATTGGGTGGCCGCTGATTATCTATAAGGCAGGATTTATTGGATGGATCAAGTTCTGGTTAATGCCGTGGTTAGGTTATCACTTTTGG ATGAGCACATTCACGATGGTACATCACACTGCACCACATATCCCATTTAAGGTTTCGGAGGAGTGGAATGCAGCCCAAGCCCAGCTTAATGGGACAGTACATTGTGACTATCCTAGTTG GATAGAGATCCTCTGCCATGATATCAACGTACATATCCCTCATCATATTTCTCCAAGAATACCGAGTTACAATTTGCGGGCAGCTCATCAGTCTCTTAAAGAGAACTGGGGAAAG TATATGAATGAGGCTACATGGAACTGGCGTCTGATGAAGACTATAATGACAGTATGTCATGTTTACAATAAGGATCAAAATTATGTCCCTTTTGATGAACTTGTTCCTGAGGATTCCTATCCCATAACATTCCTCAAGAAGGCTATGCCTGATTATGCTTGA
- the LOC124926310 gene encoding replication termination factor 2 — translation MISDQRLQQIFIEAPALGIPKRTLTLNRNSTIRDVKSYLFQHFKTLDSIFFTFNGRTLSDSSTIAGSSIPPLSTLVLQLRLLGGGGDGGATGAESRDCYLNMYAEKKPDKIDPNEQRLSKWTNCALTNEPLKHPVVVDLLGNIFKKEALVEALIHKKLPKAFAHIKGLKDMVPVQLSLIPGRESDNGDLVSETRFQCPITDLEFSGKYKFFALRSCGHVLSAKALKEIKSLSCHVCHKEYSESDKIPINGNEEEVAALREKMEEEKAKVREKRGKKVLKNGEVGVNGEAGVSLELDLVRLSGNKHGIEMEKASTKTKEVDGKIANGGGAAAAAVAVKSASSNGKRFKAGDKVPANATKEVYSSIFTSSKKKSSFKETYSCRSLPLGRN, via the coding sequence ATGATTTCCGATCAAAGATTGCAGCAGATCTTCATCGAAGCTCCTGCTCTTGGTATTCCTAAAcgaaccctaaccctaaatcgcAATTCCACTATCCGCGATGTCAAATCATATTTATTCCAACACTTCAAAACCCTAGATTCAATTTTCTTCACCTTCAATGGACGAACCCTTTCCGATTCCTCCACTATCGCTGGTTCTTCAATTCCCCCTCTATCCACCCTCGTCCTCCAGCTTCGTCTCCTCGGCGGCGGTGGAGATGGTGGTGCCACGGGTGCCGAGTCTCGCGATTGTTATCTCAACATGTACGCAGAGAAAAAGCCGGACAAGATCGATCCTAACGAGCAGAGGTTATCAAAGTGGACAAACTGTGCTCTCACGAACGAGCCGTTGAAACATCCCGTGGTAGTGGATTTGCTCGGTAATATTTTCAAGAAGGAGGCTTTGGTTGAGGCTTTAATTCATAAGAAATTACCTAAGGCTTTTGCTCATATAAAGGGTTTAAAGGATATGGTTCCTGTTCAGCTGTCTTTGATTCCTGGCCGGGAATCTGATAATGGGGATCTTGTTAGTGAAACTAGATTCCAATGTCCGATCACAGATTTAGAGTTCAGTGGTAAATACAAATTCTTTGCTTTGAGAAGCTGTGGTCATGTCTTGAGTGCCAAGGCTTTGAAAGAGATTAAGTCCTTGAGCTGCCATGTCTGTCATAAGGAGTATTCGGAATCTGATAAGATCCCAATCAATGGGAACGAAGAAGAGGTGGCTGCGTTGAGGGAGAAGATGGAAGAGGAAAAGGCTAAGGTTAGAGAGAAGAGGGGAAAGAAAGTGCTAAAGAATGGGGAGGTTGGAGTGAATGGTGAAGCTGGTGTCTCTTTGGAATTGGATTTGGTTCGGTTGAGTGGGAACAAGCATGGAATTGAGATGGAGAAAGCTTCAACCAAAACGAAGGAGGTTGATGGGAAAATAGCTAATGGTGGTGGTGCAGCAGCTGCAGCGGTGGCAGTAAAGTCTGCAAGTAGTAATGGTAAACGCTTCAAAGCGGGTGACAAGGTCCCAGCTAATGCAACAAAGGAAGTGTATTCTTCAATATTCACCTCGTCGAAAAAGAAGTCTAGTTTCAAAGAAACATACAGCTGCAGGTCACTTCCTTTGGGTAGAAACTAG
- the LOC124925611 gene encoding leucine aminopeptidase 1-like, with protein MAAIVVSLASSSSRSLSLLRIPSIAFSSYTLFTKLPSFPLLGLSPAVPSLRSHRGKRMAHVLAQATLGLTQPNLIESHKISFAAKEIDLVEWKGDILAVAVTEKDLAKDESSKFQNSILNKLDSRLGGLLAEASLEEDFTGKSGQSTVLRLPGLGSKRVGLIGIGNNSSSTAAYRSLGESVAAAAKAAKASNVAVVLASPDALSAESKLSTASAIVSGTVLGTFEDSRFKSDSKKPTLKSVDIFGLGTGPELEKKLKYAEDVCSGIILGRELVNSPANVLTPAVLAEEASKIASTYSDVFTATILDEEKCKELKMGSYLGVAAASTNPPRFIHLCYKPPSGQVKTKLALVGKGLTFDSGGYNIKTGPGCSIELMKFDMGGSAAVFGAAKALGQIKPEGVEVHFIVAACENMISGTGMRPGDILTASNGKTIEVNNTDAEGRLTLADALVYACNQGVEKIVDLATLTGACVVALGPTIAGVFTPSDDLAKEVISASEAAGEKLWRMPIEESYWESMKSGVADMVNTGGRPGGAITAALFLKQFVDEKVQWMHIDLAGPVWNDKKKAATGFGVSTLVEWVISNSSSKN; from the exons ATGGCCGCCATTGTAGTTTCTTTAGCTTCATCTTCCTCCCGGTCTCTTTCCCTTCTCCGCATTCCATCCATCGCTTTCTCTTCTTACACCCTTTTCACAAAGTTACCATCTTTTCCTCTCTTGGGTCTCTCGCCTGCCGTCCCATCCTTGCGTTCTCACAGAGGAAAACGAATGGCGCACGTCCTTGCTCAAGCTACTCTCGGTCTTACGCAACCTAATCTCATCGAATCCCACAAG ATCTCGTTTGCTGCGAAAGAGATCGATCTGGTTGAATGGAAAGGAGACATACTTGCAGTGGCTGTGACTGAAAAAGACTTGGCTAAAGATGAAAGTTCGAAATTCCAGAACTCGATCCTGAACAAACTAGATTCCCGTCTAGGTGGGTTATTGGCCGAAGCTTCTTTAGAAGAGGATTTTACTGGGAAATCTGGGCAGAGTACAGTTCTTCGACTTCCGGGTCTTGGATCGAAAAGAGTTGGACTGATCGGGATTGGTAATAATTCTTCATCCACTGCTGCTTACCGAAGTCTTGGTGAATCTGTAGCTGCAGCTGCAAAGGCTGCTAAGGCCAGCAATGTTGCAGTTGTGCTTGCATCTCCTGATGCACTATCGGCTGAATCAAAACTTTCTACTGCTTCTGCAATTGTCTCTG gtacCGTGCTGGGGACTTTTGAAGATAGTAGGTTTAAATCTGATTCAAAGAAACCAACTCTCAAATCTGTGGACATTTTTGGTCTTGGAACTGGACCCGAGTTGGAGAAGAAGCTGAAATACGCAGAAGATGTTTGTTCAGGGATAATTCTTGGAAGAGAACTCGTAAATTCGCCTGCCAATGTGCTTACCCCAG CTGTATTAGCAGAAGAGGCTTCAAAGATTGCCTCCACTTACAGTGATGTTTTTACTGCAACGATCTTGGATGAAGAAAAATGCAAAGAATTGAAAATGGGTTCATATCTTGGTGTTGCTGCTGCTTCCACAAATCCTCCTCGTTTTATTCACTTGTGCTACAAACCACCTAGTGGTCAAGTGAAGACCAAGTTGGCATTGGTGGGCAAAGGCTTGACCTTTGACAG TGGAGGCTACAACATCAAGACAGGACCGGGTTGCTCTATTGAGCTTATGAAGTTTGATATGGGCGGGTCAGCTGCAGTCTTTGGTGCTGCTAAAGCTCTTGGTCAGATTAAGCCTGAAGGAGTTGAG GTTCATTTCATTGTTGCTGCTTGTGAGAATATGATTAGTGGAACAGGTATGAGACCTGGAGACATCTTGACAGCATCAAATGGAAAGACAATTGAG GTCAATAACACTGATGCTGAAGGTAGACTTACCCTTGCGGATGCTTTGGTGTATGCCTGTAACCAAGGCGTTGAGAAG attGTTGATCTAGCAACATTAACTGGAGCCTGTGTAGTTGCTCTTGGACCAACAATTGCAG GTGTATTTACACCTAGCGATGATCTTGCAAAAGAGGTGATATCTGCTTCAGAAGCTGCGGGCGAGAAGCTTTGGAGGATGCCTATAGAAGAAAGCTATTGGGAATCCATGAAATCGGGAGTAGCTGATATGGTCAATACTGGTGGTCGACCTGGTGGAGCTATAACTGCAGCACTTTTCTTGAAGCAG TTTGTTGATGAGAAGGTTCAGTGGATGCACATTGACTTGGCCGGGCCAGTCTGGAACGACAAGAAGAAAGCTGCCACTGGATTTGGGGTTTCCACTTTGGTAGAATGGGTCATCagcaactcatcatcaaaaaatTGA